Genomic DNA from Telopea speciosissima isolate NSW1024214 ecotype Mountain lineage chromosome 2, Tspe_v1, whole genome shotgun sequence:
AAAATGCATGTTTGGAAAATGACACCAACAAGAATTTTTGGGTATTATTTAACAAAATAACCTTTACGCTTTTTTACATGTGAAGGGAAAAGATATTAAACCAATATTTTTTCAGATacctttttttaatagaaaagcAATATTTAAAAAGATATATTCAAACGAATATTGGTTTAATATTCGCTTCCCCCGTTCGTAAACCGTAGAAGATATGCTCTCTGTCTATGTTAGTGATGGCAATTGGATGCGCATTTCACCAATACCATACCCAaccttttaataaaataataacaacACAATCCCGAGAAAAATGTATGGGGAGTCAAGTGGCATAGAGTTGGTGCCCGGGATTTCTGGAATATCATACATTCATACCCGACCCTAACCCAATAAGGGACAAAGCATACACAACCTTCTCAAGACTTAGTTTAACTATACTTCTACAacaaaccaaccccccccccccaaccccaaccccaacccaaaaccaaaaaagaaaaacagggtGCGCAACCCAGGCCTTTTTGCAACTTTATCCCCTCCACCCCGAAACGTTTTACCCCCCCTTTTGTCGTTTTTGGATCAAACTAATAAGCTACCAGACATCACTTATCACTTGTACAGGCATATACCCTACTTTGAACCCCCTTGATGTAGATGTCTTTTTTTGGTTAATAAAACTTTTCTTtgtcatcaaaaaaaaaaaaaaaaaaaatacataaaaagtAAGGCAGGGCAGAGTGGTTACTTAGGTTTCTTACATACCAAATACCCGAATCTAACCCGAGAAGGTTCCTACTATACCTGATCCGTTAGCAACGGGGCAGGCACCACTTTAACCTGCCCCATTGCCATTACATATATGTATATTCaacacatgtcaaatttcaagcgCCTTCGCTCACTATGTATTTGGACTCTTTACATTTTAAATTGCCAAAATCTTTGACTCTTATtatcaagaaaatcaaaataaagaaggcTTTACTTTCGCCACAGCTCAAAATCCTTTTCGACCCAAACTTGACAAAAGAAGTAAAGGATTGTTTCCTTTAATAGTTAGACTGCCCTCATATTGCATAGATTCCAATCTGAATATTTCAAAGTAAAGGATTGTTTCCTTTAATAGTTAGACTGCCCTCATATTGCATAGATTCCAATCTGAATATTTCAAAGTAAAGTTTCACTGTAAGCtggaaaaatagataaaatggATAAAAGGCATAGAGATACAGACCTGTGTAGTTAAGAGCGCTGTAATTCTCCAACAGAACCATCTCTCCGTGGAAATCCACAATTTCCCTCCGCACTTTAATCATCTCTTCGTCAGAATCTCTTGCTTTTGCCACTCTATCCTGTAACTCCTGCAACCCCACAACAACAAAAGCAAAGAAAGGCATCAGGTGATTGTAATCCCCATTCGCATCTACCCATACTTTTGCCCATGCTGCACCAAAATTGACGTGCAATTATTCCGTTACAATGCTACAAGATAAAGAAAGCCCGCGAGAATATTCTTGTACTCTATGTGATCAGTGTAACACCGGCGCAAATTAGCTCACCCAGCAGTGAATACAAACGAGGAGGATAGAATGGGTCCCGCATCCACATTGCAGGACCAAAAAAGGACCTTTTAATTTGTAAACACCAATGGTTTAGAATCTTCCCTATCCATGTAGCTGGGCCTCTCAGTCTGTCTATCAATCTAATTCGAAAAACAAAAAGGTTCCAATCTGACGATTCTAAGTCAAGGAGTTTAAAACTCCGCAGGTTTCTCCGGAGAACAAATCGCGGCAATCTACAAATGTCTGCATATGGTGCTTCCAGCAGAGAAAACCGCTTCAGGCTCTAACGGTTACGCAGAACCACAAAACAAGCGATTTTCCCGGTGCACAGTCCCGAGTCGAGAGAGACCCAGGAAGTTACGATAACTCGAACCACCGAAATGACCAAAACTCGCTCACTAATTCGCCGTCGATTGAAATCCCCGGCGGTAACAAAGCAACCGCAATATCTCAGAATCCAAGATAGGCATTTCATATCTCAACCGCGGATCTTTTTTGCcgggaagaaaaaggaagtctAGGTCACAACTATTAATTAATTTTCGCCGGCAACCAAAACCTAATCGTGAGGGGCATGCAttagaggatgaagatggaacgaAAACCCTAAACTTCTAGCCGATTTGCAGAACAtcaataaaaaaagataaaaagagagagagagagagaaggacaaATAGAAAATACCTTTAATCTGATGAtgtattcttcttccttctcgaCGAAGAAGGCATTGAACTTTTCGAGCTCATCTTCTAACAATCGAAtaaattccttctcttctctggtCATCGCAATCCTATCCAAATCTCCAGTTTCAACACCATCCTCTGCAACCAACCTCGGACGCTTACAACGTCTCTCCTCTGTTTTGGGGTCAATAAGCTtaagcttcttcttcaagtctttatAAGAAAGAAACTTATCTCTCCATTCGGGCAGAGTCTCCTCGATCTGATTACTCAAGCTCTTACCGAATTTCATCTCTCTCACTCTGGAATAGACGGAATACGAGAAATATCCCGGCGGAAATCTGAAGAAACAAGGGAAGGGAATGGTggcgttgttgttgttgttgttgttgttgttgtttgctTCTGAGTTCTTAGTTGTCGACGATAACAGAAATGGAGAGTGGGCGTTTGGGTAGGAGCGGGGAAGTAAAGGGGGGTTTCATATAACAACGGTTCGATCAGAATATTCGGAAGAAATAGGTGAGAATATCCAGTTCGCCGTAAGAGGAAGAGAATATCTCGGGTTTTATTCTGTTTTAGACCTCGAGAGTCGACTGGAATAGAGTTGGAGACAtttattaatttctttcttCGCTTTAGTCGTCTTATTCGGCCACagtcacagagagagagagagagagagagagagagagagagagactcacgCAACGTGGCACCGTCTTGGTGTGTGGCTTCGTTTTAGAGTCGGTTTTAGTTGGAGTGGCTAATGCTTGGTGAGCTGATTAtactaattctctctttctaatttaATTGTCTTTAATGACCTTTTTTGTGAGAAACGTGGCATACATACAGCGGTTAGATGCCATCGTTATCTACACATGGTGGGGCTCACATGGGCTTCTGCAACTTCGATGatcaaaacttaaaaaaattagGAAGAGCCGAGAAGGATGGGATCATTTTCAACCTTGAGGAGGATAACTTGTGGCATGAATGATATAAAGCTTTGTTTGGTGTGATATGATAGTGTCATCGATCTCTATCTTTTTTCCTTCATCAGTTTCGGTTTgcttggttttatttttcactttttttggTTCTACACTTCTAcctggttggttggttggttggtggtCAAGTAAGAAAGCAATCTCTCTTTGCCTGTTAGTAGTTTTGGAAGAGTAAgaggattctctctctctctctctctcattcattaAGTAAGCATTTTTCTTTACTAAAGAAAACTCTAAAcctagtctctctctctctcatcaagtAAGCAATTCCTTTTACTAAAGAAAGCTCTAAGCCTCATTCTTTAGAATGCAAagggtactctctctctctctctctctctgtgactGGTAGGTCAATGCCATCTTCAAACGGGTAGTAGCTTGGAAACTGTCAAGGAACTGGCCTCATTGTTTGCATCAAGAAAAGGCATATTCTTTCTTTtacctaaaaaagaaagaaaaaaaaggcatatTCTGCAGAATAATGCCATTTATtgaatggataaaaaaaaaagacagactTTACACGAATAGATTTCCTCTCGTTTTTGGTTGACATTCAAGCTAATTTAAAATGTATGCCTTCTCCGAAAAttttatggagttttttttttttttttttttttttttgaaatttctcaTAGCTAACTTAGATAAGAATAAACATCAATGCCTTGCTATGAGTTTTTTGGTTGCTAGATAATGTTTTGTAATTTATAAATGAAGGTATCCTTTGAAATAGCATGATTCTTAGTTCTaaaggtggtttttttttttttttttttttttgggcaggggGAAATGCAGTGTTGAAAGAAGATGGCTCTGGAAAATAACAAGACTTCTGAAGAAACTGATATTAGAAGATGGAGTGGTACAAAGTTATCTAGGAAGataattattttcttgtttttatgtttttgtttcaaGAAGACAACAAAAATTACACTTTATATTCTTGAGTATGAAATTTATCAACTTTACAGTAAATCTCGTAAATCATTAttggtttttcattttttttcctaatcaaaaaaataattgaaaaaaaatgctCAAAATCCTCCAGAGATGCTTATCTGGAGGATTTCCATTGATTGCCTTTGaattctaatttatttaattttatagaaaaataaCCTCGTGTGAAGCGTCACCAATGGGAGTGTTCTACAATTAATGTTTACGTGAGTTGTATGATTagttccctctccccccccccctcccccccaaacgAAAAATGTCTTATTTAGTCCAAACGTCAACTTATACATGTCTAACTGGAGTCTATCAGCTGATGTAAATTTTTAATGGATTATGCTTATAATTATTGAATCCAATCGAAGTGTCAACACATGTAGAGGCCAAAGTCCTATTCGTCGACTATGCATGGACATGGACTTCCGTAGAATGGATAAATTACATTTATCAATTTGTATCGTTATTTTCGGACTACCTACAGGTTCTGAATGGATTATGTCGGTAGTTATTCGACACAATTCAAATGTCAGTTGACGTAAGTTCTGGCTGGATTCTGCCGGTAATTACTGAATCCAATCAATATGTCAACACATGTAGAGACCAAAGTCCTACTCATCCTTTTCATGGGTGAATTCCGCATATTCACGTACATCTAGAATTTTTCATAAATTCACATATACAACatacaatatatatacattACTGTCAAGAGTgaatttcttattatttatatatttactGCACTTGTGAGGAATGGATAAATTACATTTAACAATTAGCATTGCTATTTTTTGACTATTTACAAAGGCGATACTTGTTGATACAAAATTTGATACTCCAACATATTTTGTTGTACTATTTTACTCAATTAATCCAACCACActtatttatatttcttttaCTATCGAACTTAACTTTTTACCTTGAAgtcaaaatagatttttttttaaaataaaattataaaatcaaTCCATTTCGCTTAACTGCTTATTTTCAAAGTAAATCTAGTTTTGTCAAGTTCAAGTAGACGGAGAAAGCAATATCCTTTTTTGTACTCAAAAACTCATATTAGTTATAGATTGAAGATCTCTTAAACATGAATTGAATAAAACTAGGTTAAAAAAAGAGTAGGAGGACGTGAAGTAAATCATTGTTAAGGTAATAAACATTAAGAAAATTAACAACTATGATGTATTTTGCTTTCACCTAGATCAAGtaatttcattttaaatttccaTAGTATTTTGAACACATAAAGCTATGGAGGAGTTATATACAAAGAAGTCATATTTGGTTCTTATGATATCACTTCATTGGTCTAGATCCAAAAGGAAGCTTCTCCATAAACTATAATGACATACCAAACCCCCTCTAAAATATAACTCAAGTATAGTAAAGACCCTTAAATGGATGTGGAATATGAAGAGCCTTGCAATTTTTCACTTTACTTCTTATTGGTGTATAGACAATATCTATCAAAAAAGGACAAATTGGTTTCACACTTTACTTCTTATTGGTGTATAGACAATATCTATCAAAAAAGGACAAATTAGGAAACCAAGGGAAGAAAATTAATTTTATCTCCACCACAGTGATAAATGTGTTAACCTAAATCAATAGACTAGTTATCATTATTCTTATTGCATTATACAATCACTGGTAAAAGCTGATTCCTAGCTAGTGAATGACTTTGGTCCAAAGCACAATTTATCTTCTCTCATGAAATGTCTTCTTAACGTTTATAGAAGTCCATCTGTAGATACCTCATTTTGTTATCGTCGGAGACACTCATAACGATGATGAGCGGGTGTTTGGGATCGTTGACCAAAACAATCCAAAGGATTCTGTGACAAAACTTGAAGTCCGACTTTGGACGAGCTCATATCAACGTCAATTGTGGCTTCATCAATGCACACTCAACATCAAAGTTCATATCTTAGACGTTGAGCCGACGCTATTCACACTTGAAATAATCTGGGTTTTTGTTGCGAGTTGGACTCTTCCATGCTGCATATTCCACCACCCAAAACCCTTTGAATAAGCtccaaattacccaaaaaatgtttaaatacaTTTCATTTTAATTAAAAGTCACAGTTAATCATGGATTTAACTctattttaattggattatttaattttccttattttttactATAGAGGAGAAATCACCTTGTTCTCACCCAAAATCCAATGGTTGTGGGTGACACTTGAGCAATCTTAGAGAGTTCAAGTGAACCCTGATATTGAAATTCAAATACACAGATTTCTGTGAGAGAATTAGCTCTCCAAACCAATACTCCTCTTCAAGtcctttttttatattaatttagTGATAAgagcatttttgttcttttgagCATCTTTATTTATTAGCTTCTCTAACAATTTTTTTGATGTTAATAAGTATGTTAGGgatatttctaatttattctgattttctcttgtttttaagATACTATTCGAGTATCTTCAATTAAGGGTCTTATACGCATTTAGGGCGTTTTGGATATTCTGggtatttaattaattttgaattaattattattattttttgattgacTAACTTTTTATTCATGCATCATCCTGATAATTTGAAATGTGTATTTGTTAGTTCtgattatttatttcttttcataTGGTCTTGCAAATTTAACATCAATAATGCTATTTCTATAAATTAATTTTGTttactattttggattttagtGCTAGTTTATTTAGTTTAGGTTATAAGCTATATTGTTCATGCTAACTTTTGTTTTGTAGCCAAACGCATTGTGTGACTTCtctccctttttgttttgtttctttaatttaatttacaTAAAGCCTTTTAGTTttgaaatatttattatttaataaatatatcaAGTATATAAGAAGATAGGTTTAATCGGTTAGACCGAAGTGCTTAACAACTTATTTAATCCGGTTTCACTATTGGAACGATTCTAATGGAgtcagttttatttttattctcagaTCCTAATTTAAGTGACGActctctaattcttctctcTTAAGAGGAGAATAAGATCGCTTTGACATGACAGTAAAAAAACCATTGTTCTAACGCCATCCATtaattttagagagagagaagaagaagaacgtcATCTATTAGTGTAGACCAATAATGGGCCAAAACATGACTTTCTTGTTTTATAAAGTCCGGTTCAaacttatttgtttttatttaaagtaatttcatcaaaatgaaataaattttatttaaaataattttacCAATAAAAACTAGGTTTCATAAAAGCGAAATTTACAATATAACTTTAATAGCGATTGCTATCTTAATTTGAGTTAATTGATCATGAAACTTGCCTTCCTCTTACTTCCATCAGCATCTCTTTAATTCCTCATGATTCTAAACTAAATTACCACCAAATATCTAGATTTGTATCAGACCAAGCAATGCAAAATGGGAAATATGTTAGTTCCCAAACTTCAAAATTTAATCCCCAATGACTACTGAAAATTAGACCTCCACTTTAGGAAATTTAATTCTCAATGACTACTAAAAATTAGATCTCCATTTTAGATTATGGAGTTTGAACAAGAACAAAGAATAAGAGTTTCTCTAGTCATGATGCAATTGGTTGTTATTCCTATACTgcggaggtcttgagttcaagccttcttgttcacatcctacatcctcctacctatcaaaagaaaaaaaaaaaaaaaaaaaaagaacaagaataaAAATTTCTCTAGTCATGATGCAGTTGGTTTTTAAACCCGTTTCATATTTGTATCACAATCCACAATAGAAAATTAGGGTAGCAATATGGAGGATCCGAACTAATTATTATTGGGTTGGAATTGGATTTGATACATTTAAATATAGCCACCCAATGATACCACGTCACATCATCATTGTTATGAACGGTCCGATGCATAAAAGCCCATCGGGTCACATTCACACATGCGCCCACCAACCCGGAACCAAGGGTTCAGTTATATAAGGACATTATCCACCACGTGGGGAGTGGCCAATCCCACTCCTCAAATATTGCAATCAATAATCACCACACTCCGGAAACCATATCCCCACAAGGAATAGGGATACGGACACTCACAATTCCTACTAACTAGGGAACACTTTCCCAAAAGGATTCCTCCAGATAATATCCTACCATGAATAGAACACACAGTAAACGAGACTCTTCACTACCGCCTCTACCTACAGTCTACACTATATATACAGGTATAAACCATAAATAAATTTATCTTGACTTCTAATGTTTTATCTATTTCTAAAGAGACCTGACTTAGACGGAGAGTCCATGCCGAGAAAACTGGTCCTCCTCCGCTTACTTTGTTCCTTTGTGCGAGGCTACTCGTCGGAGGATCCTCTTAAtggtttcttgatgcaacaggaTTGAACCAAAGTATACTCGTATTAAAATGGCCATTGGGTTCACAAATTTATATTCTAGAGTTTTGTCTAATTTTATCACAGATTTTATATTTGCCTAGTATATAGCAAAAAAAATGGAGGGGATTATGACTTGTCCTTATCAACATGAACCATCCCAATTGACATTGCTAATAAAAAAGATGGATTGCAAATATTCTATGGCTTCATCCATAATTCATTTTGAGAGAAATTAACAAGTATTACTGCTTTGATGAACATGAAACAATCtcgtttttttttaaacagagTTCCCCGGTCCCCACATTGTGAGGCCGGGAAATCTCTCACGCCACACCAATGAGGCAATGGCAATGATATCATCCACAAGCGATTAtatgatcaaaaaaaaaaattaataacaataaaaaaaacccgTGTGAGAAGATGTATAATAATTTTAACTGCCTTGggaaaaattttcctttctttaattaaattaagaacaaattaccaataaaattatattaagagcatggttttagtgcacggtattggatcGGGTATTGATCACCTACAAAATCGATACAGTAACGGAACAAATCAATCGTATCAGATAAATTTACCCCTGAATCTTCTTTAAAAATGGAttgtttgaccattttacccttgtacgtATCATGTCACTCATACTGTATCGACAGAATATCGGGAATGATTACTTGCAAAACCAGTACATATTGTCCAATACggacgatacgataccgataccccAAACCATGATTAAGAGAAAGAATTGAAGGGCTGAATACAGTTCTATTATTCAGACCAAGAATGGTGATAACTGAGATAGAGTTTCTTTGAGAAGAAGATACTGTAAAGTCAAACCAGAAACTTGGCACATTTCATCTCATGAGAACTCATGCTTCCTGCCGCATACGGTATGGGGCGACAGCATTTGCATTTTAATTCAAAGATCTATAAACGGCTTGAGCTAAACGAGCGAGAATAAAAAGTCAAAAACAGCCAAGCCGAACCTAAAGCGACTCAGCTTAAAGCGTGTGGACCGAAGTAGATGACCGTTGGACAGTATCATTCCAAGGAATTCCATGGAATATGCGAGAAGGATTTTCTTAGGATCCTTTTTCTCAAAAAGGGATATTCTTAGGTTTTTCTCGgtaaaataaattagaaatattaTCATCAATAATAGCACTAGTTTGAAATATTTATGCATAATTTTTCTTCCTAATCCTTAATAATTATTAGAAATGAACTAATTATACACAATTTTATTTATGCCATATATGCATGCATTTACAAAGAATAGGCTACcaacatttttttcttaaatttttatgcttttattttttatttttagttattttttcttttgtatgtatAAGTGGTAGCTATTATAATTGAACAAAATGGTATTCTCATTATTACATTAAAAGTTATTCTcatttttatttatcaaaaatatatataatatgtgtTTCATGAATATTAAATTTTTCTAAGGCTGATAACGCACGTCGCTAAACTCGATCAATGTGATGATTGTCGTGAAGCCAGATTCACTTTGCACGTTTGGCGCCAGCCGTGGCGCCTTGCTTTAATTTGTTATATATCGAGGTAAGTTAAAATTCAATTGAGTGAAGTagtattagtttttttttttttttttttttttaatttagagAATGAAGTACTAGCGCTAAGAGTTAATTAACATACAAGCAAAGATATGTGCTTTATAGTCTTCCATTTCTGCTAACGAGCTTGTGACAACAACTCATTAGAGGAACAATCTGTATTTTTGTTGTTCTTAAAATGGATGAAGAATATTTTAACTTTATGTCTTGAAATGCCGAGGATCGaatttctcttcacccatcgtGAAGCAATTTCATGACTTTATTGCAGTTGAATGAGAATTTAGGGACAAGGCAGACCAGAGAAATGGTGATCATTGATTCTCTTCAAGCTCAGATACTCTgccctagtttttttttaatgaagtaATGGAACACAATCAAAGAATGTGTAGCCAAGAACTAGTATATTCTCTTTGTGATTCTTTTGTGCTTTCATTGTGACTCAAGGTTCAAAGACTGCATGTTttgaattttctctctttctcgatatgggtttctattttaattattcatgAAGCAATGGTTGTTCTTTACTATTACATCTATATTTTTTCCCAACTTGGTGTGAGATGGACTAAGACCTAAGAGGTCAAGGTCAAGTGTTCGAATCCCAGAGTTGGGATCACGTTCACGTATGTGAGCATACGAGCCgttcaaatggaatccactccatgtGGGTCCTacagagtggattccatctgaatggcTGTGAGCCGTTCTCATTTGTTCGCGTACATAAACATGAACCTATCTCCACTCCCCACTCCCTTATGAGCCCTCTTATGGCTCTAACAATGTCTAAATGAAAAAGAGGGATATAattcgtaccaaaaaaaaaaaaaaagagggatatAATGATATCTAaatgaacaaacaaaaacagatATTGGAGTCTTTGCTATCATTCAATGGTTCAAAGCATCCAAGagtcttttatcttttgttatGCAAATTTTATAAGATCGattttcacccatggtgaagagagaacctCTTAATCTACAAGATCTGACCTTTCAATTGGattatgaaaaaaattatatatattttgaaccTTTGTAAATAAGAATGGAAGTGAATGATAACATCACTTCATTATTCTAGGAATTCAATCATAATATGAAATCACCTTAGATAAAGAGAAATGCTCCAAAAATTACAATCCTTTGGGAAATTAATTTCTATTACACTAGTATTCTAGTAATCCTTATCGAAAGAATGCAATATTTGTCTGGCAATTAAtttattccaaaaataaaaattgagctTCTCTACAGTGTTTGATTTTATCTTATTATAAACAATGATAAACCGGCTAAGATAGACCAATTCATTACCTAGATGCACCTTATGTCATATCAAGCCACCTACACATTTTTTAATGGTGAAGGCAAACATTGCACTCTGTTTCTAAGCCTATAAAATCTGAACTGAaaagttttttttggatgaaaataaTCTAATCATTATGGTTTCATTACTCCCTCTGCCCTTATCCTTTGGTACTATTCTATAAATCTCATCCAACCATCAGACCCGTGGAATAATAGATTCTCTCATTATCGTGGGTAAAAGAAAACTTGGTCTTAAATTTGTATGGTTCTTGCAACACAATAAGACTCTAACCATAATGAATTGGCTCTTCTTCACACATGTAAGAAGTGGTAGTAATGATATTACacattttaattaaaattcCTTTGTGAAGAGAACTTTACCTAGGCCGTGCGGTGCGCTGccttgcgcccaaacacatgggcagGCGAAATGACCATCGTGCCCCAAGAAATTCTGTCTTTGCATAGGGGCATGACAGTCAACGGTCATTTGCCGCccctgtgtttgggcacaggggCAACACACCGCACGTTCTCAGGTTACTGGGATTAACTTACAAATGCTTAGGAAAAGCATGAGTTTCTCAAGAATTAACAGAAGATATGAGCTTCAGAAAGTAGAGAAGTGTAGGATGGGAAAATTGGATTCGTTATCCATACACAGATGGTTGGTATAGGGCGTGGGCTAGCTGAGTCAATTCATAAATAATTCGACTGGGCCCATCATAATGTCATGAGCAGGCCCAGCCCGACCCATAGCAGGCTTACAATTAGGATGATCTACCCAAGTGAAGTTGGCTAAAAGCCCGACCCTGCCCTAAATAATCCAGAG
This window encodes:
- the LOC122652672 gene encoding SPX domain-containing protein 1-like, with amino-acid sequence MREMKFGKSLSNQIEETLPEWRDKFLSYKDLKKKLKLIDPKTEERRCKRPRLVAEDGVETGDLDRIAMTREEKEFIRLLEDELEKFNAFFVEKEEEYIIRLKELQDRVAKARDSDEEMIKVRREIVDFHGEMVLLENYSALNYTGLVKILKKYDKRTGALIRLPFIQRVLQQPFFTTDVIYKLVKECETMLDSLFPKKEPFVPEGDGNEGCDTKPVTTKDGLLIRPKELAEIEYMESLYMKSSISALRVLEQIRSKSSTVSVFSLPPLQDNGLEEPWNKVPVLEQVAK